A window of the Corynebacterium minutissimum genome harbors these coding sequences:
- a CDS encoding DEAD/DEAH box helicase: protein MSITDNVTGGVNEPEEFNKSESQENSQGGEAQDASQASSQDTGAANNPEDTGAEETSANDNSQGFAHLGLPDDVQEAVAKVGFTKPSPIQEETIPILMEGRDVVGLAQTGTGKTAAFALPVLSQIDTKARYPQALVLAPTRELALQVADSFQSFADHLGRIDVLPIYGGQAYGIQLSGLRRGAQIIVGTPGRVIDHLEKGSLDISQLRFLVLDEADEMLNMGFQEDVERILEDTPEDKQVALFSATMPNSIRRLSKQYLNNPAEVTVKSERRTNDNITQRFLLTPHRHKMDAFTRILEVIDYDAIIVFCRTKHATEDVADSLKEAGYNAAAINGDIAQQQRERTVDQLKDGRLDILVATDVAARGLDVDRITHVVNYDIPNDTESYVHRIGRTGRAGRTGEAILFVTPRERRMLRSIERVTNARLEEMDLPTADEVNAKRKEKFFASIGASQEDKQFEFFRDMVREYSAAENVAMDDIAAALAVQLQGGTEFLLKERPMTKKDRRERERFDRDDRGRDRGRDRDRGGRGRDRDRGPRRPDGDFETYRLDVGKRQNVRPGAIVGALANEGGLTSKDFGRITIAVGHTLVDLPKNLDPAVLDRLKDTRISGQLIKIQKDTGRPPRRNFDDDRGGRGGRGGRGGYRDRDRGGRGGRGGWRD, encoded by the coding sequence ATGAGCATTACCGATAACGTCACCGGCGGCGTCAACGAGCCGGAAGAATTCAATAAGTCGGAATCTCAGGAAAACTCGCAAGGTGGCGAAGCGCAGGACGCTTCGCAGGCTTCTAGCCAGGACACCGGGGCTGCGAATAACCCTGAGGACACCGGCGCTGAAGAAACTTCAGCCAACGACAACTCCCAGGGTTTTGCGCACCTCGGTCTGCCTGATGACGTTCAGGAAGCCGTAGCTAAGGTGGGCTTTACCAAGCCATCCCCAATTCAGGAAGAAACCATCCCGATCCTCATGGAGGGCCGCGACGTCGTCGGCCTCGCCCAGACGGGTACAGGTAAGACCGCAGCCTTCGCGCTGCCGGTTCTCTCCCAGATCGATACCAAGGCCCGCTACCCGCAGGCACTCGTTCTCGCGCCCACGCGCGAGCTGGCCCTCCAGGTCGCGGACTCCTTCCAGTCCTTCGCCGACCACTTGGGCCGCATCGACGTCCTGCCCATCTACGGCGGCCAGGCCTATGGCATTCAGCTCTCCGGGCTGCGCCGCGGTGCCCAGATCATCGTCGGCACCCCGGGCCGTGTCATCGACCACCTGGAGAAGGGTTCCCTGGACATCTCCCAGCTGCGCTTCCTCGTCCTCGATGAGGCGGACGAGATGCTCAACATGGGCTTCCAGGAAGACGTTGAGCGCATTCTTGAGGACACCCCGGAGGACAAGCAGGTCGCACTCTTCTCGGCCACCATGCCGAATTCGATTCGCCGCCTGTCCAAGCAGTACCTCAACAACCCCGCCGAGGTCACTGTGAAGTCGGAGCGCCGCACGAATGACAACATCACGCAGCGCTTCCTGCTGACCCCGCACCGCCACAAGATGGATGCGTTTACCCGCATCCTCGAGGTCATTGATTACGACGCCATCATCGTCTTCTGTCGCACCAAGCACGCGACGGAGGACGTGGCCGACAGCCTCAAGGAGGCCGGCTACAACGCTGCCGCTATCAACGGCGATATCGCTCAGCAACAGCGTGAGCGCACCGTGGACCAGCTCAAGGATGGCCGCCTGGACATTCTCGTGGCGACCGACGTCGCCGCGCGTGGCCTCGACGTGGACCGCATTACCCACGTGGTCAACTACGACATTCCGAATGACACCGAGTCCTATGTGCACCGTATCGGCCGTACCGGCCGTGCTGGCCGCACGGGCGAGGCCATCCTGTTCGTCACCCCGCGTGAGCGCCGCATGCTGCGCTCCATTGAGCGCGTGACCAACGCCCGCTTGGAGGAGATGGACCTTCCGACCGCGGATGAGGTCAACGCCAAGCGCAAGGAGAAGTTCTTCGCTTCCATCGGTGCTTCGCAGGAGGACAAGCAGTTCGAGTTCTTCCGCGACATGGTGCGCGAGTACTCTGCTGCAGAAAACGTGGCGATGGACGATATCGCTGCGGCCTTGGCCGTGCAGCTACAGGGCGGGACGGAGTTCCTGCTCAAGGAGCGCCCAATGACCAAGAAGGATCGTCGCGAGCGCGAACGCTTCGACCGCGATGACCGCGGGCGTGACCGCGGCCGTGACCGCGACCGCGGTGGCCGTGGACGAGATCGTGACCGAGGCCCGCGCCGCCCAGACGGCGACTTCGAAACCTACCGTCTGGACGTGGGCAAGCGCCAGAACGTGCGCCCAGGCGCCATCGTTGGTGCGCTGGCTAACGAAGGTGGTTTGACCTCCAAGGACTTCGGCCGAATCACCATTGCGGTGGGCCATACCCTGGTGGATTTGCCGAAGAATCTGGACCCGGCTGTTCTGGACCGTCTCAAGGACACCCGCATTTCCGGCCAGCTGATCAAGATCCAGAAGGATACTGGCCGCCCGCCGCGCCGTAACTTCGATGATGATCGTGGCGGCCGCGGTGGACGCGGCGGCCGTGGTGGTTATCGCGACCGCGACCGCGGTGGACGTGGCGGCCGTGGAGGCTGGCGCGACTAA
- a CDS encoding DUF2269 domain-containing protein: MTSLLIFLHAFAAILLVGTVCVSTSAFPGQLEKAAAGDASAAGAAGILNKITSTYGYISAIVPVIGLAVFLTDLDAYKSQVQFHIALLLSVIAWVILLVVVIPKQNKAMAAIASPGSADVAKLKKQLAMFSGIFNLLWVVCAILMYV, translated from the coding sequence ATGACTAGCTTGCTCATCTTCCTCCACGCCTTCGCCGCCATTTTGTTGGTCGGTACCGTGTGTGTCTCCACTTCTGCCTTCCCCGGCCAACTTGAGAAGGCCGCTGCTGGCGATGCGTCCGCTGCTGGCGCAGCGGGCATCCTCAACAAGATCACCTCGACGTATGGCTACATCTCTGCCATCGTTCCGGTAATCGGACTAGCTGTCTTCCTTACTGACCTTGACGCCTATAAGTCCCAGGTCCAGTTCCACATTGCCCTTCTGCTCTCCGTTATTGCCTGGGTCATTCTGCTCGTCGTGGTTATCCCGAAGCAGAACAAGGCTATGGCTGCGATTGCTAGCCCGGGCAGCGCCGATGTGGCCAAGCTGAAGAAGCAACTGGCTATGTTCTCCGGTATCTTCAACCTGCTGTGGGTTGTCTGCGCCATCCTGATGTACGTGTAA
- a CDS encoding HNH endonuclease family protein, producing the protein MDLRTAYFGLLSLATLTYAGYHFFPGPSLGVATVPARVSTPGYERADFGGWLPGTREAIKDTQTINGVLVDPYSSGPAPDRVEVDHVFPLSAAWDLGASTWTREQKLAFANDPLNLVATARSLNQAKSDSLPADWLPPSDRCDYSRRLAAVARKYELPLPARDYEAMRHQCRFDFITERR; encoded by the coding sequence ATGGACCTGCGTACCGCCTATTTCGGACTCCTTTCCCTAGCCACACTCACCTATGCCGGATACCACTTCTTCCCGGGCCCCAGCCTGGGAGTGGCCACAGTGCCGGCACGCGTATCAACGCCGGGTTATGAACGTGCTGATTTTGGTGGTTGGCTGCCTGGCACACGCGAGGCCATCAAGGACACCCAAACTATCAACGGCGTCCTTGTTGATCCTTACTCCAGTGGCCCCGCCCCAGACCGCGTTGAAGTGGACCACGTCTTTCCTCTCTCTGCAGCATGGGACCTCGGTGCATCGACGTGGACTAGGGAGCAAAAGCTGGCGTTTGCCAACGATCCGCTCAACCTTGTTGCCACCGCCCGCAGCCTGAACCAAGCAAAGTCCGATTCTTTGCCGGCTGATTGGCTTCCGCCGTCAGATCGCTGCGACTATTCACGCAGGCTCGCTGCCGTTGCGCGGAAGTATGAGCTACCGCTCCCCGCCCGTGACTACGAGGCAATGCGCCATCAGTGTCGATTCGATTTCATCACGGAGCGTCGTTAG
- a CDS encoding lipase family protein has protein sequence MKSSLPILTVACLVAASSPVALAQEVAPELPESALAEEALKDPVATKSPEESGDIEDAAEELRNYSTAPEPGMNNPVGDEYSAFYHDSVDVESSAPGQLFRSEPVRNPSNTLGITNIGPYKAQRILYSSTNRTGKKTAVSGIVIEPKAAWVRPGPRPVVAFAPGTQGVADRCAPSRKIAEGVGDYEQFFFEQYLKKGYAVVVTDYEGLGTPGMHTYMDRISQAHAVLDSARAAQQLSGWDIAADNPVFINGYSQGGGAAASAAELYDDYAPELNVKLATIGAAPADLTLLPPALDGTLYFLFESYALLGLSDSYGEDLYSHLNEKGAEILKRATNTCTLGLTSFAGTTIEQISNEEKDVDQFIASAPYDRILADQHIGYDAPSIPVVVTHGRGDDVIPFSTAEQLVNQWTSRGANVTFIPNDARSHVAGTVPHITESVKAIEAVLS, from the coding sequence GTGAAATCGTCCCTTCCCATTCTTACTGTGGCATGTCTCGTTGCCGCATCAAGCCCTGTTGCCTTAGCGCAGGAAGTCGCGCCAGAACTACCAGAATCCGCTCTCGCTGAGGAAGCCCTTAAAGATCCCGTAGCAACGAAGAGCCCGGAGGAATCCGGTGATATTGAGGATGCTGCAGAGGAGTTGAGGAACTACTCCACGGCACCGGAACCTGGTATGAACAACCCGGTCGGTGATGAATACTCGGCCTTCTACCACGACTCCGTTGATGTGGAGTCATCCGCTCCCGGCCAGCTTTTCCGTTCCGAGCCTGTTCGCAACCCGTCGAACACCCTCGGAATTACCAACATTGGACCGTACAAGGCCCAGCGAATCCTGTATTCGTCTACCAACCGCACTGGAAAAAAGACTGCTGTTAGCGGCATTGTTATTGAGCCCAAAGCTGCATGGGTGAGGCCCGGCCCGCGCCCAGTTGTAGCATTCGCCCCGGGGACGCAGGGAGTGGCAGACCGATGCGCGCCGTCGCGCAAGATCGCTGAAGGTGTGGGGGACTACGAGCAGTTCTTCTTTGAGCAATACCTGAAGAAGGGCTACGCGGTTGTGGTCACAGACTATGAAGGTCTTGGGACCCCAGGTATGCACACCTACATGGATCGAATCTCTCAGGCGCATGCCGTCTTGGATAGTGCGCGTGCAGCACAGCAGCTTAGCGGTTGGGATATTGCTGCCGATAACCCCGTGTTTATCAATGGTTACTCGCAGGGCGGTGGGGCAGCGGCATCAGCAGCGGAGCTCTATGACGATTACGCGCCTGAACTTAACGTCAAACTAGCTACCATTGGCGCTGCGCCCGCCGACCTGACGTTGCTGCCGCCGGCGCTCGACGGCACGTTGTACTTCCTGTTTGAATCCTATGCGTTGCTGGGGCTGAGTGACTCCTATGGGGAAGACCTTTATTCCCACCTCAATGAGAAGGGCGCTGAAATCCTTAAACGCGCCACCAACACCTGCACCTTGGGGCTCACAAGCTTTGCAGGAACTACTATTGAGCAGATCAGCAATGAGGAGAAGGATGTTGACCAGTTCATTGCTTCTGCGCCATACGACCGTATCCTCGCGGACCAGCACATCGGTTACGATGCGCCGTCGATCCCAGTGGTAGTCACGCATGGCCGCGGCGATGACGTGATTCCTTTCTCGACCGCTGAGCAGTTGGTTAACCAATGGACATCGCGCGGCGCGAACGTGACGTTTATCCCGAATGATGCACGTTCACATGTTGCTGGCACCGTCCCACACATTACTGAGTCAGTCAAAGCTATTGAGGCGGTGTTGTCTTAA
- the putP gene encoding sodium/proline symporter PutP, translated as MQDSTWYVVAMIIYLLAMAAIGFWSYKQTDEYDDYVLAGRGLHPFVAALSAGASDMSGWLLMGLPGALFLTGMSELWMAIGLLAGAWANWKWVAPRLRSYSEIAGNSITVPSFFENRLHDKSRMLRIIAAAIIIFFFTFYVSSGMVAGGRYFESSFGGDYMVGMLVVAAVTVFYTFVGGFLAVSYTDTVQGLLMFASLIIVPIMVIFALDNPSEIFSFAAENPYATDGVIENPNYFSMFSGVSAAVIIGNVAWGLGYFGQPHIIVRFMALRKPSDARAGRFYGVSWMGISLIGAIFVALSGTVFFTQTGHSITDQENYETIFLDMAQVMFHPLFAGLVLTAVLAAIMSTMSSQMLVVSTSLIEDLYLIFAKKKPSQNVLINLSRTAVVAIAIIAALLAINPSDSILGLVGFAWAGFGSAFGPIVLLSLYWKRLNSTGAIAGMLTGAIVAIGWGMSPLGDALYELVPGFISALLVAVGVSLATKAPDEKVTQEFEEASRLAKLVENNKNLDFEEAAEQVQS; from the coding sequence GTGCAAGACTCCACTTGGTACGTCGTTGCGATGATCATCTACCTGCTTGCCATGGCCGCCATCGGCTTCTGGAGCTACAAGCAGACGGATGAATACGACGACTATGTTCTAGCCGGCCGCGGGCTTCACCCGTTCGTAGCCGCACTGTCCGCCGGCGCTTCCGATATGTCCGGCTGGCTACTCATGGGCCTGCCGGGCGCCCTGTTCCTCACCGGTATGTCCGAGCTCTGGATGGCCATCGGCCTTCTGGCAGGTGCTTGGGCGAACTGGAAGTGGGTTGCGCCGCGTCTGCGTTCCTACTCCGAAATTGCCGGCAATTCTATTACTGTGCCGTCCTTCTTTGAGAACCGCCTACACGATAAGTCGCGCATGCTGCGCATTATCGCTGCGGCCATTATCATCTTCTTCTTCACTTTCTACGTGTCCTCCGGCATGGTCGCCGGTGGCCGCTACTTCGAGTCCAGCTTCGGCGGCGACTACATGGTCGGCATGCTCGTCGTGGCTGCCGTGACGGTGTTCTACACGTTTGTCGGCGGCTTCCTCGCGGTGTCCTATACCGATACCGTCCAGGGCCTGCTCATGTTCGCTTCCCTCATCATCGTGCCGATCATGGTGATCTTCGCACTGGACAACCCCAGCGAAATCTTCAGCTTTGCTGCTGAGAATCCCTACGCCACCGATGGCGTTATTGAGAACCCGAACTACTTCTCTATGTTCTCCGGTGTTTCCGCCGCCGTCATCATCGGTAACGTGGCCTGGGGCCTGGGCTACTTCGGACAGCCCCACATCATCGTGCGCTTCATGGCATTGCGTAAGCCGTCCGACGCCCGCGCGGGCCGTTTCTACGGCGTGAGCTGGATGGGCATCTCCCTTATCGGCGCCATCTTCGTGGCACTCTCCGGCACCGTCTTCTTCACCCAGACCGGTCACTCCATCACCGACCAGGAGAACTACGAGACCATCTTCCTGGACATGGCGCAGGTTATGTTCCACCCGCTATTTGCCGGTCTGGTCCTGACTGCGGTTCTGGCAGCCATCATGTCCACCATGTCCTCCCAGATGCTGGTTGTCTCTACCTCCTTGATTGAGGACCTCTACCTCATCTTTGCGAAGAAGAAGCCAAGCCAGAACGTCCTGATTAACCTGTCCCGCACCGCTGTCGTGGCCATCGCCATCATCGCTGCCCTGCTGGCTATCAACCCATCTGACTCGATTTTGGGTCTGGTTGGCTTCGCCTGGGCTGGCTTCGGCTCTGCCTTCGGCCCGATCGTCCTTCTGTCGCTGTACTGGAAGCGCCTGAACTCCACTGGCGCCATCGCCGGAATGCTCACCGGTGCCATCGTTGCTATTGGCTGGGGCATGAGCCCGCTGGGCGATGCCCTCTACGAGCTGGTTCCGGGCTTCATCTCCGCTCTGCTCGTGGCCGTCGGTGTTTCCCTGGCCACCAAGGCCCCGGACGAGAAGGTCACCCAGGAGTTTGAGGAGGCCTCCCGTCTGGCCAAGCTCGTCGAGAACAACAAGAACCTCGACTTCGAGGAGGCTGCGGAACAGGTGCAAAGCTAA
- a CDS encoding DEAD/DEAH box helicase has translation MASYLLHGLWLPVSGLSLWIEQVEGHKIVMPSAVPEGTFPDVVDTILGKKTFRNRARVSLRTPKGKDVSLMVPMAMFAPDEAVETLAKLEYLDTDSQAVTAEQRLTIAPDLMWLIRAYRGLYRFVRAGRVTIRLSYQAGEWYPMWQLASGLGERSWLAEMLAAAPGILTINNRALSDDLADELTHWIAYTQLRSQIDAPRAAPWHDFALSLLKTSPVKKGRAQLLRGLNEWKDSITSVDLQLVFLVEEPQEDEDPEETTWPIRVLVRSGTDSPRPVKQEQLDRGSVEKLRDARRHAFDVAPRLKYNSGAPSPYAGDWDVYLTTEQLVEFVTHDAAALRKAGFTVMLPKSWSHMETKAKLETVEVHDPAEGSTKAHIGMEKLVNYDWKLSVGDTQLTDAEMEELVKSKSGLIKLRGEWVMADTQALNKIQQYMRELADTARRRALKELEQLAKTAEMARQLEQPGWEELVAEVERRRKEFNEGEEDNVVSIADLREMALKSMAEDPIAFTGSQWHTSLLGGLETTAPDRVDIPDTVHAELREYQRRGVDWLYWMSQNNIGAVLADDMGLGKTLQLLSLLAVEKAAWAKAHAAEDKDAAEDKDATAWNPTLVVAPTSVVGNWAREAARFVPSFKVVVQHGTGRLKGEKLVEAAQNADVVITSYGTVARDFLTLSQVDWDRVVLDEAQAIKNAATRSSKAVRAIPSRHRVALTGTPIENRLSEMRSILDYCNPGILGSASFFRNHFAKSIEREGNEEMAERLRLLTAPFILRRLKTDPNIIDDLPDKSEQIITVRMTDEQAALYKALVADVEQALGKKEGMSRRGLVLASLTRIKQICNHPAHFLGDGSAVTIKGKHRSGKVEELMRIVDQAIESRERVLIFTQYRAFGDILQPYLSDQLGTDIPFLHGGVSKNKRDQMVQDFQADDGAPVMLLSLKAGGTGLNLTAASIVVHMDRWWNPAVENQATDRAFRIGQERNVQVYKMITAGTLEESIQDILDGKTQLAGAVVGEGEGWLTELTPEQLADLMSYKGQEN, from the coding sequence ATGGCTTCTTACCTGCTGCATGGCCTCTGGCTGCCCGTCTCTGGGCTGAGTCTGTGGATCGAACAGGTCGAAGGACACAAAATCGTCATGCCCTCCGCCGTTCCGGAGGGCACCTTCCCCGATGTCGTCGACACCATCTTGGGGAAGAAGACGTTCCGCAACCGAGCGCGGGTGTCGCTGCGCACGCCGAAAGGAAAAGACGTCTCCCTGATGGTGCCCATGGCCATGTTCGCACCTGATGAGGCAGTCGAGACCCTGGCCAAACTGGAATACCTCGACACTGACAGCCAAGCGGTGACGGCAGAGCAGCGCCTGACCATTGCCCCGGATCTCATGTGGCTCATACGGGCTTACCGCGGTCTCTACCGTTTCGTCCGGGCCGGACGCGTGACTATTCGCCTGTCCTATCAAGCAGGCGAGTGGTACCCCATGTGGCAGCTCGCCTCCGGACTGGGAGAGCGCAGCTGGCTGGCGGAAATGCTCGCCGCAGCACCTGGCATTCTGACGATTAATAACCGCGCGCTGTCAGATGATCTAGCTGATGAGCTCACGCACTGGATTGCCTATACCCAGCTGCGTTCGCAGATTGATGCTCCACGTGCAGCACCCTGGCATGATTTCGCCCTCTCACTGCTGAAGACCTCCCCCGTGAAGAAGGGCCGCGCCCAGCTGCTTCGCGGGCTCAATGAGTGGAAGGACTCCATCACGTCGGTGGACCTGCAATTGGTCTTCCTCGTCGAAGAGCCGCAGGAGGATGAGGATCCAGAAGAGACCACGTGGCCCATCCGCGTGCTTGTGCGCTCTGGCACCGATTCGCCGCGCCCGGTGAAGCAGGAGCAGTTGGACCGCGGGAGCGTCGAGAAGCTTCGCGATGCCCGCCGCCACGCCTTTGACGTGGCCCCGCGCCTGAAATACAACTCGGGGGCACCCTCGCCCTATGCCGGTGACTGGGACGTGTATCTGACGACCGAACAGCTCGTGGAGTTTGTCACCCACGATGCTGCAGCCTTGCGCAAGGCCGGTTTCACCGTCATGCTGCCGAAATCGTGGTCGCATATGGAGACCAAGGCCAAGCTGGAGACCGTCGAGGTGCACGACCCGGCTGAAGGTTCCACCAAGGCGCATATCGGCATGGAGAAACTCGTCAACTATGACTGGAAACTCTCCGTCGGTGACACGCAGCTCACCGATGCCGAAATGGAGGAGCTGGTTAAGTCCAAGTCCGGCCTCATCAAGTTGCGCGGTGAGTGGGTCATGGCGGATACCCAGGCACTTAACAAGATTCAGCAGTACATGCGTGAGCTTGCCGATACCGCCCGCAGGCGAGCCCTCAAAGAACTCGAGCAGCTCGCAAAAACCGCCGAAATGGCTCGCCAGCTGGAGCAACCCGGCTGGGAGGAGCTCGTCGCTGAGGTAGAGCGCCGCCGTAAGGAATTCAACGAAGGCGAAGAAGATAACGTCGTTTCCATTGCGGACCTGCGCGAGATGGCGCTCAAGTCGATGGCGGAGGATCCCATCGCCTTTACCGGCTCCCAGTGGCACACCTCGCTGCTCGGAGGCCTCGAAACCACTGCTCCGGACCGCGTGGACATCCCCGATACCGTCCATGCGGAGCTGCGCGAGTACCAGCGTCGCGGCGTGGATTGGCTCTACTGGATGTCCCAGAACAATATTGGAGCAGTGCTTGCCGACGACATGGGGTTGGGCAAAACCCTCCAACTACTGTCGTTGCTGGCCGTCGAAAAGGCGGCGTGGGCGAAAGCCCACGCCGCGGAAGACAAGGATGCCGCGGAGGATAAGGACGCCACGGCGTGGAACCCCACGCTGGTTGTCGCCCCCACCTCCGTCGTGGGCAACTGGGCCCGTGAGGCCGCGCGCTTCGTGCCGAGCTTCAAGGTCGTCGTCCAACACGGCACCGGCAGGCTCAAAGGCGAAAAACTGGTGGAGGCGGCCCAGAACGCTGACGTCGTCATTACCTCCTATGGCACCGTGGCCCGAGACTTCCTTACCTTGAGCCAGGTGGACTGGGACCGCGTTGTGCTCGATGAAGCACAAGCCATCAAGAATGCGGCAACACGTTCTTCCAAAGCGGTGCGCGCCATCCCGTCGCGCCACCGCGTGGCGCTGACCGGTACGCCGATTGAAAACCGCTTGTCAGAGATGCGCTCCATCCTGGACTATTGCAACCCCGGCATCCTCGGCTCAGCCTCGTTCTTTCGCAACCATTTTGCCAAGTCCATCGAACGCGAAGGCAACGAGGAGATGGCCGAGCGCCTGCGCCTTCTCACCGCGCCGTTTATCCTGCGTCGGCTGAAGACGGACCCAAACATCATCGATGACCTGCCTGACAAATCCGAGCAGATCATCACCGTGCGCATGACCGACGAGCAAGCAGCTCTCTATAAGGCACTCGTTGCTGACGTGGAACAAGCCCTAGGCAAAAAGGAAGGCATGTCGCGCCGCGGGCTCGTGCTGGCCTCGCTCACGCGTATCAAACAGATTTGTAACCACCCGGCCCACTTCCTTGGTGACGGCAGCGCGGTCACCATCAAAGGCAAGCACCGCTCCGGCAAAGTGGAAGAGCTCATGCGCATTGTGGACCAGGCGATTGAATCCCGCGAGCGCGTGCTCATCTTTACCCAATACAGGGCCTTCGGCGATATTCTCCAGCCTTATCTTTCTGACCAGTTGGGCACTGATATTCCCTTCCTCCACGGCGGAGTGAGCAAGAACAAACGTGATCAGATGGTGCAGGATTTCCAAGCCGATGACGGAGCTCCCGTCATGTTGCTCTCGCTAAAGGCGGGAGGTACGGGGTTGAACCTCACGGCGGCGTCGATAGTCGTGCACATGGACCGCTGGTGGAACCCAGCCGTGGAGAACCAGGCTACCGACCGTGCCTTCCGCATCGGTCAGGAGCGCAACGTGCAGGTCTACAAGATGATTACAGCTGGCACGCTGGAGGAGTCCATCCAAGACATCCTCGACGGTAAGACGCAGCTCGCTGGCGCTGTGGTGGGCGAGGGCGAAGGCTGGCTCACGGAGCTAACCCCGGAGCAGCTGGCAGATCTCATGAGCTACAAGGGACAGGAGAACTAA
- a CDS encoding metallophosphoesterase family protein has translation MAAVTFIHTSDFQLGMSRWFLSPAAQSRFDDDREEAVARLGELASETGAEFIVVAGDVFEHNSLNKSTLLRAKEVFKNLPVPVYLLPGNHDPLVADSIFFHSFADNVHVIADSEPIEVRPGVEIVGAPYLSKRANYDLVRRALEPLEPFDKAAGGIARIAVGHGQVESRAGESADTDADTIDLAFVERCLDEGIIDYLALGDTHSTASLGRTGKVWFSGSPETTAFDDRERDSGNALVVTVEGERVDVAKHSVGRWHFRAIDVDLNSMEEVERFLSDLDELPGKTRTAVKYSLCGTLGLNAQARLEQGLADLEEVFASLKPRERTMDLHLAPSEEELGELSVSGYAADALTELLEDLDNPTARDAANLLFRLSAKGA, from the coding sequence ATGGCCGCTGTCACGTTCATCCATACCTCCGACTTTCAGCTGGGGATGAGCCGCTGGTTTCTTTCCCCCGCAGCGCAATCGCGCTTCGATGATGACCGGGAGGAGGCGGTAGCGCGTCTCGGTGAGCTAGCCAGCGAAACGGGTGCCGAATTCATCGTGGTGGCTGGTGACGTGTTTGAACATAACTCCCTCAACAAGTCCACGTTGCTGCGCGCAAAAGAGGTCTTTAAGAACTTGCCCGTGCCCGTCTACCTGTTGCCAGGCAACCACGACCCGCTCGTGGCGGACTCCATTTTCTTTCACTCCTTTGCGGATAACGTCCACGTTATTGCAGATTCCGAGCCCATCGAGGTACGCCCAGGGGTAGAAATCGTCGGCGCGCCCTACCTGTCGAAACGCGCGAATTACGACCTCGTGCGCCGTGCACTGGAGCCCTTGGAGCCATTCGATAAGGCAGCGGGCGGGATTGCCCGCATCGCGGTGGGCCACGGCCAAGTGGAATCCCGCGCAGGTGAATCTGCTGATACCGATGCAGACACCATTGACTTGGCATTCGTGGAGCGCTGCCTCGACGAAGGAATTATTGATTACCTGGCGCTCGGGGATACTCACTCCACGGCCTCTCTTGGCCGCACCGGCAAGGTGTGGTTCTCCGGTAGCCCGGAAACCACGGCCTTCGATGATCGCGAGCGCGATTCCGGTAATGCGTTGGTAGTGACGGTTGAGGGTGAGCGGGTGGACGTCGCCAAGCACAGCGTTGGACGTTGGCACTTCCGCGCCATCGATGTTGACCTTAACTCGATGGAGGAGGTCGAGCGCTTCTTGTCGGATCTGGATGAGCTGCCTGGAAAGACGCGCACTGCGGTGAAGTACAGCCTGTGCGGAACGCTGGGCCTGAACGCTCAAGCACGGCTAGAGCAGGGCCTTGCGGATCTGGAAGAGGTCTTTGCCTCCCTGAAACCACGTGAGCGGACGATGGACCTGCACCTTGCTCCGTCAGAGGAGGAATTGGGCGAGCTGAGTGTGAGTGGCTATGCCGCCGATGCACTGACAGAACTGCTGGAGGATCTGGACAACCCCACCGCCCGTGATGCCGCCAACCTGCTGTTTCGTCTCAGTGCGAAGGGAGCCTAA